The Arthrobacter burdickii genomic interval GCGGGACTGGCGACGCCCCCGAGGCGGACCTCCAGATCTTCCAGCAGGACGGCCAGTCGGCCATGCCCGAGGCGCGGCGGCCGACGCGGCGCGCGGCCGAGGGCCAGGTCTTCTCCGATTACCTGCTCTGGTGGGGCGAGCGGCCCCACCAGAGGGTGCTCTCGACGTCGTCGCGCCTGATGACCAACCAGGCCGGCTCCCGGGAGGGTTCCGTCGTGACGTTCAACGACGTCACCGAACTCGTCACCGCACTGAACGCGAAGGACGAGTTCGTGGCCACGGTGTCCCACGAACTGCGGACGCCCCTGACCGCGATCCGGGGTTACCTCGAACTGCTCACCGGCATGCCCGATCTCCAGCCCGAGGTCGCCTCCGGCCTCGAGGTGGTGTCGCGTAATTCGGAGCGCCTGCACAAGCTCGTGGTGGACCTGCTCTCGACGGCCGAGGGTTCACCGGAGATCACGCCTGTGCCCACGGACCTTTCCGAACTGGTCGTCCAGCGCGTGGCCAACGCCAGGGAGCGCAACATCAACCCCCAGGTGCGTTTCGAGGACTCCACGGAGCCGGGCCTCGTGGCGTTGTGCGACGCGTCGCGGATAGGTCAGGTGCTCGACAACCTGCTCTCGAACGCCGTCAAGTACTCACCGGGCGGAGGACGCGTGACGGTCCGCGCCGCGGAGGTCGACGGCGAGGTGGAGTGCAGTGTGACGGACCAGGGCAGCGGCATGTCCGCCGAGGAGCTCCGCGGTGTCTTCTCGAAGTTCTTCCGGACCTCGGCGGCACGCAATGCGGCCATCCCCGGCGTCGGGCTCGGCCTCGCCATCTCGAAGGCGATCGTGGAGCGCCATGGCGGCACCATCAGCTGCCGGAGCGTCGAGGGCGAAGGCTCCACGTTCACCTTCCGTCTTCCGCTCGCGTACGCCGGCCGGAACCAGCAGCTGCAGTCGCAGGAACGGTAAGGGGCGCAGGAGCCCGAGGAGGCCGGCGCGCAGTGCGCCCGCGTCAGGCTGCGGGGCCGAGGTCCACGGTCACGGTCGTGCCGCCGCCCGGTGTCTCCGCCAGGCTGATCGATCCCCCGTGTGCTGCCGCGATCCGCGAGCAGGTCGCGAGGCCGATGCCGGTGCCTGCGGGATCACCGTCGCGCTGCAGGCGCACGAGCGGCTCCAGTACCCTCGTCCGGTCCTCGGCAGGGATGCCCCTGCCGTGGTCGACGACGCGCAGCACCTGGGTCTCGCCGACGCTCGCGAGGACCTCGATCCGCGGAGGCCTGCCGTCCGCCGAGTACTTGATGGCGTTGGAGACGAGGTTCTGCAGGAGTGCGGTGACCTGCGCCTGATCCACCAGCAGTGGCGCGTCCTGCACCGTCACGACGGCGTCGTAGGCGCTGCTGAGCGGCAGGACGTCCTGCAGGACGGCGTTCACCATCGTGCCCAGCCGTACGGACCGGCGGCTGATCGTCCCGCCGATCCGGGAGAACTCGAGGACCTCCTCGACGGTGGAGAGCATCCGGCTGGCACTGCCGCGGATGATGCTGAAGTAGCGTGCTGCCGGTCCCGAAGGTTCGACGTCATCGTCCTGTTCGCTGAGCTCCGTGTAGCCCAGGATCGCCGTCAGGGGGTTCTTCAGGTCATGGCTGACGCGCGCGGCGAAGCCCGCGAGGTCCTCGTTGCTGCGGCGCACCACCTCGAGGGCTTCGACGAGCTGGCGCGTCGTGAGCTGCAGTTCGAGGACCTCGACCACCTGCCGGGCGAGGATCTCGAGTCCTTCCCGCTGTTCCACCCCGAAGCCGATCGCCCGGAGGGAGAAGACGCAGAGGGTGCCGAGCGCGTACCCGCTCCCGGTGACGAGTGGAACGGACGCGTACGCCCGCACGTCCGCGATGCGGCCGTTGACGAAGGGGTTGTCGGCGAAGCGCGGGTCGAGGGACGCGTCGGCGAGCGCGGTGATGGAGCCGGACCGGAAGACCTTCGAGCACATCGAGTCGTCCCGCGAGCAGACTCCTGCGTCCACTCCCACGGCGGCGATCTGGTGCTGCTGGTCGGCGGTGATGATGTTGATGACGCCCGCGTCCATGCCGCTGACCCGGACGGCGAGCTTCACGAGGTTGAGGAGCTCCGGGGGAGTCTCGTAGTCGCGCTTGTCCACAGGGAGGCCGTCGGTCTCGCCGTAGGGAAGCCGGTAGTCCTGGAGGGCCGTCTGGCGGGCGAGCTCCTCCAGGTCCCACTCGTCGGCATGAAGCACTGACATGTATACCCCCGAAGAACTTTGAGACCGGTGTAGGTAGGTCCAACTATCGCATGAGGTTTCGCCCGCCGGTGCCGCCGCGCACGGATGTTGCGAACGGGTGCCGGTCGCGTCAGCCGAGTGCCCGCACGCGGAGGGCGAGGTACAGGTGGACGCGGTCCGCGGTGACCGCCGGGTCGTACCCGGTCAGTGTCAGGACCTGCTGCAGCCGGTAGCGGATGGTGTTGCGGTGCAGGTCCAGGTCGGCGGCGACGGCGGCGACCGAGCCGTCGAGGTCGAGGTAGCGCTGGAGGGTGGACAGGAGGCCCGCGCCGTGCGCCTCGTCGAAGGCCTCGAGCGGTTTCAGGGTCTCGCCGGCGAGGTCGGCGAGGGGCACATCGGCGCTCGACATCAGCAGGGAGGTGATGCTCAGCCGGTCCGCGAGGTTCACCGACTGGCCCCGCTGCAGCGCCTCGCGTGCCTCGAAGTAGCTCCAGCGCAGCCCGTTCGGCTGGGCGTAGGTCCCGCCGACCCCGATGCGCGAGGTGAGCCCGGCGCCGTGCAGGTACCGGCTCAGGTCCGCCGGCTCCGGTGCGGCGCCCGCCGGGAGTACGAGGACGAGCCGCTCGTCCACGAGTGCGGCGGCGGCATTGTTCCAGCCGTCGGGCAGGGGAAGTGTCCGCAGCGCACGGCGTTGCCCCGACGCGACGTCGACGATCAGCACGCTGTGCCGGGACGAGGTGTCGATGCCCGAACTGGCGAGCCTGGCTGCGGCTTCCGCCCCGGCGAGGGTGCCGCGCATAACGTCCTCCAGCAACTGGCCGGCCGCGGTCCGCGCCCCGGTGCGGTTCCTGGCCTGGTTGGTGAGCTCGACCGAGATCAGGCTCTGCGCATAGTCGACGATCGCCGCGTGCCCGTAGGGTTCCGCGATGGCGAGGGTGCACCGGTCCTTGAGACCCGTGGCGATCGGGAGCCGGTGCCATTCGGGGGGATCCACGCGCGCCCGGGCAGGGTCCGGGGGGCCCGCGATGCGCGCACCGTACTGGAAGAGTGCGACGTCGGTGCCGAGCATCCTGGCGAGCTCGCCGAGGAGGGAGCCGAGACCTCCTGCCCCGAGCAGCGCCGATGCGAGGACGGCGTGCCCCTCCAGAAGGTTCTCGAGGCCGGCG includes:
- a CDS encoding sensor histidine kinase, giving the protein MDRVLSHLTLNTRQFHELTLRMRVVLSQLPLSLTVLLIVVGGFLFHRDLLASQAFLVGVGLQVVLLAVCVLVPWHRLPHASFLVIPLLDFVPIGLMRHGAGTVITGVGLLAVFPVIWLAASGLYPRAALAVGFLASLGIVWAPVFVGGAAVSLESLTQSFLLPFIMLAIGVTIRVMTASMMAQQAVVEEKDRALQVLLEESARRERLLETVVNSVDIGLMAVDEAGRPMLTNRKLEHFRALAGGTGDAPEADLQIFQQDGQSAMPEARRPTRRAAEGQVFSDYLLWWGERPHQRVLSTSSRLMTNQAGSREGSVVTFNDVTELVTALNAKDEFVATVSHELRTPLTAIRGYLELLTGMPDLQPEVASGLEVVSRNSERLHKLVVDLLSTAEGSPEITPVPTDLSELVVQRVANARERNINPQVRFEDSTEPGLVALCDASRIGQVLDNLLSNAVKYSPGGGRVTVRAAEVDGEVECSVTDQGSGMSAEELRGVFSKFFRTSAARNAAIPGVGLGLAISKAIVERHGGTISCRSVEGEGSTFTFRLPLAYAGRNQQLQSQER
- a CDS encoding sensor histidine kinase, producing the protein MSVLHADEWDLEELARQTALQDYRLPYGETDGLPVDKRDYETPPELLNLVKLAVRVSGMDAGVINIITADQQHQIAAVGVDAGVCSRDDSMCSKVFRSGSITALADASLDPRFADNPFVNGRIADVRAYASVPLVTGSGYALGTLCVFSLRAIGFGVEQREGLEILARQVVEVLELQLTTRQLVEALEVVRRSNEDLAGFAARVSHDLKNPLTAILGYTELSEQDDDVEPSGPAARYFSIIRGSASRMLSTVEEVLEFSRIGGTISRRSVRLGTMVNAVLQDVLPLSSAYDAVVTVQDAPLLVDQAQVTALLQNLVSNAIKYSADGRPPRIEVLASVGETQVLRVVDHGRGIPAEDRTRVLEPLVRLQRDGDPAGTGIGLATCSRIAAAHGGSISLAETPGGGTTVTVDLGPAA
- a CDS encoding PucR family transcriptional regulator, yielding MAITLPDLLSDPALGLVAEGRSEAPASSIQWVAVTELEDPRPFLNGAEVVLTTGVRLKTGAAQRAFVQRVHEAGALALGFGVGLTHRRIPPAVLAEADDVGLPAFRVPYETPFIAIGKKVADALSADHYAGLENLLEGHAVLASALLGAGGLGSLLGELARMLGTDVALFQYGARIAGPPDPARARVDPPEWHRLPIATGLKDRCTLAIAEPYGHAAIVDYAQSLISVELTNQARNRTGARTAAGQLLEDVMRGTLAGAEAAARLASSGIDTSSRHSVLIVDVASGQRRALRTLPLPDGWNNAAAALVDERLVLVLPAGAAPEPADLSRYLHGAGLTSRIGVGGTYAQPNGLRWSYFEAREALQRGQSVNLADRLSITSLLMSSADVPLADLAGETLKPLEAFDEAHGAGLLSTLQRYLDLDGSVAAVAADLDLHRNTIRYRLQQVLTLTGYDPAVTADRVHLYLALRVRALG